From bacterium, the proteins below share one genomic window:
- a CDS encoding GTP-binding protein, giving the protein MAKAKFERTKPHVNVGTIGHVDHGKTTLTAAITQALAKKGQAEFRSFDSIDNAPEERERGITIATAHVEYQTDARHYAHVDCPGHADYVKN; this is encoded by the coding sequence AAAATTCGAGCGTACCAAGCCGCACGTGAACGTGGGCACGATCGGTCACGTGGACCATGGCAAGACGACGCTGACGGCGGCGATCACGCAGGCGCTGGCGAAGAAGGGGCAGGCGGAGTTTCGCAGCTTCGACTCCATCGACAACGCTCCCGAGGAGCGCGAGCGCGGCATCACGATCGCGACGGCGCACGTGGAGTACCAGACGGACGCGCGGCACTACGCGCACGTGGACTGTCCGGGCCACGCGGACTACGTGAAGAAC